Proteins from a single region of Streptomyces sp. TN58:
- a CDS encoding YigZ family protein has translation MKADQYVTVAREGAHESEINRSRFLCSLAPAATEQEAQDFVARIRKEHPTATHNCYAYVIGADAAVQKASDDGEPGGTAGVPMLQMLMRRDVRYAVAVVTRYYGGVKLGAGGLIRAYGGVVGEALDELGTVTRRRYRLATVTVDHQRAGKTQNDLRSTGRTVVDLRYGAAVEIEVALPEADLPAFEAWLADSTAGTARLTLGGETYAP, from the coding sequence GTGAAGGCAGACCAGTACGTGACGGTGGCCCGTGAGGGCGCGCACGAGTCGGAGATCAACCGCTCGCGCTTCCTGTGTTCCCTCGCGCCCGCCGCGACCGAGCAGGAGGCGCAGGACTTCGTCGCGCGCATCCGCAAGGAGCACCCCACCGCCACGCACAACTGCTACGCCTACGTCATCGGCGCCGACGCCGCCGTCCAGAAGGCCAGCGACGACGGGGAGCCCGGAGGCACCGCCGGGGTGCCCATGCTGCAGATGCTCATGCGCCGGGACGTCCGCTACGCCGTGGCCGTCGTCACCCGCTACTACGGCGGCGTGAAGCTCGGCGCCGGAGGGCTGATCCGCGCCTACGGCGGAGTCGTCGGCGAGGCCCTCGACGAACTCGGAACCGTCACCCGGCGGCGCTACCGCCTGGCCACCGTCACCGTCGACCACCAGCGGGCCGGCAAGACGCAGAACGACCTGCGCTCCACCGGCCGCACCGTGGTGGACCTGCGTTACGGGGCCGCCGTGGAGATCGAGGTCGCCCTACCCGAGGCGGACCTGCCCGCCTTCGAGGCCTGGCTGGCCGACAGCACGGCCGGTACGGCCCGGCTCACCCTGGGCGGTGAGACGTACGCGCCCTGA
- a CDS encoding DedA family protein, whose amino-acid sequence MHIQEWLETIPAVSIYLLVGLVIGLESLGIPLPGEIILVSSALLASQHGEIDPVVLGLCAITGAIVGDSIGYAIGRRGGKPLLERLGRRFPKHFGPQQVALAERSFEKWGMWAVFFGRFVALLRIFAGPLAGVLHMPYWRFLVANVLGGILWAGGTTAVIYSVGIVAEPWLKRFSWLALGLAVVFGIVVTLVVRSRMKKAAEAVGAAGGGIPAQPAAHATVGE is encoded by the coding sequence GTGCACATCCAGGAATGGCTGGAGACGATTCCGGCGGTCAGCATCTATCTCCTGGTGGGCCTGGTCATCGGCCTGGAGAGCCTTGGCATCCCGCTGCCGGGCGAGATCATCCTGGTGAGCTCGGCACTGCTGGCCTCGCAGCACGGGGAGATCGACCCCGTCGTCCTGGGGCTGTGCGCGATCACCGGCGCGATCGTGGGCGACTCGATCGGCTACGCCATCGGACGCCGGGGCGGCAAGCCGCTGCTGGAGCGGCTGGGCCGGCGCTTCCCCAAGCACTTCGGTCCCCAGCAGGTCGCACTGGCGGAGCGCTCCTTCGAGAAGTGGGGCATGTGGGCCGTCTTCTTCGGCCGGTTCGTGGCGCTGCTGCGGATCTTCGCGGGGCCCCTCGCGGGCGTGCTGCACATGCCGTACTGGCGGTTCCTCGTCGCCAACGTCCTCGGCGGAATCCTCTGGGCGGGCGGAACCACCGCCGTCATCTACTCGGTCGGCATCGTCGCGGAGCCCTGGCTGAAGCGGTTCTCCTGGCTGGCCCTGGGTCTCGCGGTGGTGTTCGGGATCGTCGTGACGCTGGTGGTGCGCAGCCGGATGAAGAAGGCGGCGGAGGCCGTCGGCGCGGCCGGCGGGGGGATCCCCGCGCAGCCGGCGGCCCACGCCACGGTCGGTGAGTGA
- a CDS encoding acyltransferase, with the protein MPKKKNTFSSVAVLRRRLASRVVHTGWRWMQQAGAVTAQAPGRLRFGAIGDGTRLAFPQGTVFGERWIRLGGHCIIGEQVTLTAGMMPGLDLGAEPMLVLGDGVVIGRDSHVIADARIEIGSNTFCGPGVYITSTNHSYDDPHEPIGRQWPRSAPVEIGPGCWLGTGAVILPGARLGRNVVVAAGSVVRGEVPDHAVVAGAPARIVRRWTPETGWQPPLRTPAPVPIPDGMTPEQLRGLAALTEAEPAEVERAGAPLVQADLVEPDLVKAGLAEAGRAEADK; encoded by the coding sequence GTGCCCAAGAAAAAGAACACGTTCTCATCCGTGGCGGTCCTGCGCCGCCGGCTGGCGAGCCGTGTGGTCCACACCGGCTGGCGCTGGATGCAGCAGGCCGGCGCGGTGACCGCGCAGGCCCCGGGCCGGCTGCGCTTCGGCGCGATCGGGGACGGCACCCGGCTCGCCTTCCCGCAGGGCACGGTCTTCGGCGAGCGGTGGATCCGGCTCGGCGGGCACTGCATCATCGGCGAGCAGGTCACCCTCACCGCCGGGATGATGCCGGGCCTCGACCTCGGCGCGGAGCCGATGCTGGTGCTCGGGGACGGGGTCGTCATCGGGCGGGACAGCCACGTCATCGCCGACGCCCGCATCGAGATCGGCTCGAACACCTTCTGCGGACCCGGTGTCTACATCACGTCCACCAACCACAGCTACGACGACCCGCACGAGCCCATCGGCCGGCAGTGGCCGCGCAGCGCCCCGGTGGAGATCGGCCCCGGATGCTGGCTCGGCACGGGCGCGGTGATCCTGCCGGGGGCGCGGCTGGGCCGCAACGTGGTGGTGGCCGCGGGTTCCGTCGTGCGGGGCGAGGTCCCCGACCATGCCGTGGTGGCGGGGGCGCCGGCGCGCATCGTACGGCGCTGGACCCCGGAGACGGGGTGGCAGCCGCCGCTGCGGACCCCGGCGCCCGTGCCGATCCCGGACGGCATGACGCCGGAGCAGCTGCGGGGGCTGGCCGCGCTCACGGAGGCCGAGCCGGCCGAGGTCGAACGGGCAGGGGCCCCACTCGTGCAGGCCGACCTGGTGGAGCCCGACCTGGTGAAGGCCGGGCTCGCGGAGGCCGGCCGCGCCGAGGCCGACAAGTAG
- a CDS encoding gamma carbonic anhydrase family protein, producing MTHQTAQALVAGVGGKHPDIDPTAFTAPTSVVVGEVTVAAGASVWYSAVLRADCGPITLGADSNVQDNCTLHVDPGFPLSVGERVSIGHNAVVHGCTVEDDCLIGMGATVLNGAVIGAGSLVAAQALVPQGMVVPPGSLVAGVPAKVRRELTDEEREGIRVNAQMYAELAKQHRASVTP from the coding sequence ATGACGCATCAGACGGCCCAGGCACTCGTTGCGGGTGTCGGTGGCAAGCACCCGGACATCGACCCCACCGCGTTCACCGCGCCCACCTCGGTCGTGGTCGGTGAGGTCACCGTCGCCGCCGGCGCGAGCGTCTGGTACTCGGCGGTGCTGCGCGCCGACTGCGGGCCGATCACGCTCGGCGCCGACAGCAACGTGCAGGACAACTGCACGCTCCACGTCGACCCCGGCTTCCCCCTGTCCGTCGGCGAGCGCGTCTCCATCGGCCACAACGCCGTCGTGCACGGCTGCACCGTCGAGGACGACTGCCTCATCGGCATGGGCGCCACCGTCCTGAACGGCGCGGTGATCGGCGCCGGTTCCCTCGTGGCCGCGCAGGCGCTGGTCCCGCAGGGCATGGTGGTCCCGCCCGGCTCACTGGTCGCGGGCGTCCCCGCGAAGGTCCGGCGCGAGCTCACCGACGAGGAGCGCGAGGGCATCAGGGTCAACGCCCAGATGTACGCGGAGCTGGCGAAGCAGCACCGCGCCTCGGTCACGCCCTGA
- a CDS encoding CoA-binding protein has translation MYGDPATIRKILTELGDTWAVVGLSNNRDRAAYGVARVLQRFGKRVVPVHPKAETVHGEPGYTSLEAIPFKVDVVDVFVNSHLAGAVADQAVAVGAEAVWFQLGVVDEAAYERTREAGLAMVMDRCPAIEIPAL, from the coding sequence GTGTACGGCGATCCGGCAACCATCCGCAAGATCCTCACCGAGCTCGGTGACACCTGGGCCGTGGTGGGCCTGTCGAACAACAGGGACCGGGCCGCCTACGGCGTGGCCCGCGTGCTCCAGCGGTTCGGCAAGCGCGTGGTCCCCGTACATCCCAAGGCCGAGACCGTGCACGGGGAGCCTGGGTACACCTCGCTGGAGGCGATCCCGTTCAAGGTGGACGTGGTGGACGTCTTCGTGAACAGCCACCTGGCCGGGGCGGTCGCCGACCAGGCGGTCGCCGTCGGCGCCGAGGCGGTCTGGTTCCAGCTCGGCGTGGTCGACGAGGCCGCCTACGAGCGGACCCGTGAGGCCGGGCTGGCAATGGTCATGGACCGCTGCCCGGCGATCGAGATCCCCGCGCTGTAG
- a CDS encoding glycoside hydrolase family 3 C-terminal domain-containing protein codes for MSEDVSRRSAMRLFATAGGMAAALGAGGCAPALPPPGAGPAVPAAGAAGPPARSGTGTGTGGAARIDALLEQLTLEEKTALLHGAPDPAPAGHAGHVPGVPRLGIPALRFTDGSAGVRVSRPATALPAPVLLASAFDPSLAREYGQVIGREGRALGQDVVLAPMANLIRTPHAGRNFETFSEDPRLTADLVGEVVRGIQDEGLIAAVKHFALNNQERGRDTVDVSVGEQTLRETELRGFEAAVAAGAGAVLGSSNKVNGIHACESGPLLDELLRRSWGFDGWVVSDWGAAHSTVAAIRAGLDMEMPAGTHFGGPLREAVRGGSVTEAAVDQAVHRILSTMDRFGLLAARQPARPPRDAAAGARVARKVATAGAVLLRNEHGTLPLTGPAARSIAVIGPTAQVPFVGGGGSSQVVPDGADAPLTAIRRRAGNGSTVRHALGEDLYGRPLPAKLLTPAADLEHREVGPGRVWTHEGTFHLAADDEWTLLVHYTGERPGVRLDGEELFPVEAGVAEHYAGGLLGTAPDGMAVRRRTLALKAGTHRLAVTASGGDKGQRLRLRHTTGAIRAADLAEAVHTAKAARSVVLFAYEDSTEGRDRTSLALPGGQERLIEAVTAANPRTTVVLNTPSATTMPWLSRTGAVLQMYYPGQEGAGATADVLFGDVDPGGRLTQTFPADGRTTPVGADPARYPGVGGRQEYSEGVHVGHRWYDAERATPLFPFGHGLSYTTWRYEKLSVRAWHGGLRVEFTVRNTGRRKGTDVAQVYVGPSEELRLDQPVRALAGYRRITLPPGAAQRVTIDVDARALSSWDPERHTWVLGSGRREVFAGRSSRELPLRSKAAPASR; via the coding sequence ATGAGCGAGGACGTGTCCAGGCGTTCGGCGATGCGGCTGTTCGCAACGGCGGGCGGGATGGCCGCGGCCCTCGGCGCCGGCGGCTGCGCCCCGGCCCTGCCACCGCCCGGCGCGGGCCCGGCCGTACCCGCCGCCGGCGCCGCGGGCCCACCCGCCCGCAGCGGCACCGGGACCGGCACGGGCGGCGCCGCCCGGATCGACGCCCTGCTGGAGCAGCTCACCCTGGAAGAGAAGACCGCCCTGCTGCACGGCGCCCCCGACCCGGCCCCCGCCGGCCACGCCGGCCATGTGCCCGGCGTACCGCGCCTGGGCATCCCCGCCCTGCGCTTCACCGACGGGTCCGCCGGCGTACGGGTCTCGCGGCCGGCCACCGCACTTCCCGCGCCGGTGCTACTCGCCTCGGCCTTCGACCCGTCGCTGGCCCGCGAGTACGGGCAGGTCATCGGCCGCGAAGGCCGGGCCCTCGGCCAGGACGTCGTGCTGGCCCCCATGGCCAACCTCATCCGAACCCCTCACGCCGGCCGGAACTTCGAGACCTTCTCCGAGGACCCGCGGCTGACCGCCGACCTGGTCGGCGAGGTGGTACGGGGGATCCAGGACGAGGGCCTCATCGCCGCCGTCAAGCACTTCGCCCTCAACAACCAGGAACGCGGCCGCGACACCGTCGACGTGTCCGTCGGCGAGCAGACCCTGCGCGAGACGGAGCTGCGCGGCTTCGAGGCAGCCGTGGCCGCCGGCGCCGGCGCCGTGCTGGGCTCCTCCAACAAGGTCAACGGAATCCACGCCTGCGAAAGCGGACCCCTGCTCGACGAACTCCTCCGCAGAAGCTGGGGGTTCGACGGCTGGGTGGTCTCCGACTGGGGCGCGGCCCACAGCACCGTCGCCGCCATCCGCGCCGGCCTCGACATGGAGATGCCCGCCGGAACCCACTTCGGCGGGCCGCTGCGCGAGGCGGTGCGCGGCGGTTCCGTGACGGAGGCGGCCGTCGACCAGGCCGTGCACCGGATCCTCTCCACCATGGACCGTTTCGGACTGCTGGCCGCCCGGCAGCCCGCCCGGCCCCCGCGCGACGCCGCGGCCGGCGCCAGGGTCGCCCGCAAGGTGGCCACGGCCGGTGCGGTGCTGCTGCGCAACGAGCACGGCACCCTGCCGCTGACCGGACCCGCGGCCCGCTCCATCGCGGTCATCGGTCCGACCGCCCAGGTGCCGTTCGTCGGCGGCGGGGGCAGCTCGCAGGTCGTCCCCGACGGCGCGGACGCCCCGCTCACCGCCATCCGCCGCAGGGCCGGGAACGGCTCGACCGTGCGCCACGCCCTCGGCGAGGACCTGTACGGGCGGCCGCTCCCGGCGAAGCTGCTGACCCCCGCCGCCGATCTGGAGCACCGCGAGGTCGGGCCCGGCCGCGTCTGGACCCACGAAGGCACCTTCCACCTCGCGGCCGACGACGAGTGGACCCTGCTGGTGCACTACACCGGCGAGCGGCCCGGCGTACGCCTCGACGGGGAGGAGCTGTTCCCCGTCGAGGCGGGCGTGGCCGAGCACTACGCGGGCGGACTGCTCGGCACCGCACCCGACGGGATGGCCGTGCGCCGCCGGACCCTCGCCCTCAAGGCGGGCACCCACCGGCTCGCCGTCACCGCCTCCGGCGGGGACAAGGGCCAGCGGCTGCGCCTGCGGCACACCACGGGGGCGATCCGGGCCGCGGACCTCGCCGAGGCGGTGCACACGGCGAAGGCCGCCCGCAGCGTGGTCCTGTTCGCCTACGAGGACTCCACCGAGGGCCGGGACCGGACCTCGCTGGCGCTCCCCGGCGGGCAGGAACGGCTGATCGAGGCGGTCACCGCCGCCAACCCGCGTACGACGGTCGTGCTCAACACCCCCTCCGCCACGACCATGCCGTGGCTCTCGCGTACCGGAGCGGTCCTCCAGATGTACTACCCGGGGCAGGAGGGCGCCGGGGCCACCGCCGACGTCCTCTTCGGCGACGTCGACCCCGGCGGCCGCCTCACCCAGACCTTTCCGGCCGACGGGCGGACGACGCCGGTCGGGGCGGACCCCGCGCGCTACCCGGGGGTGGGCGGCCGGCAGGAGTACTCCGAGGGTGTGCACGTCGGCCACCGCTGGTACGACGCCGAGCGGGCGACACCGCTCTTCCCCTTCGGGCACGGCCTGTCGTACACGACGTGGCGGTACGAGAAGCTTTCGGTCCGCGCGTGGCACGGCGGGCTGCGCGTGGAGTTCACCGTCCGCAACACCGGCCGGCGCAAGGGCACGGACGTCGCCCAGGTGTACGTGGGGCCGTCCGAGGAGCTCCGGCTCGACCAGCCGGTGCGCGCCCTCGCCGGCTACCGGCGGATCACCCTGCCGCCCGGCGCGGCGCAGCGCGTCACGATCGACGTCGACGCCCGTGCGCTGTCCTCGTGGGACCCGGAGCGCCACACCTGGGTACTGGGCTCCGGCCGCCGCGAGGTCTTCGCGGGGCGTTCCTCGCGCGAACTGCCTCTGAGGTCAAAGGCCGCTCCGGCGAGCCGATAG